Genomic window (Longimicrobiaceae bacterium):
TCGCCGCGGGCGCGGCGGACCCCTCGGCCTCCTTCATCTGGACGAGGGCCTTGTTGAACGAGAAGTTACCGTACCCCCACGCCGTCACGGCGCGGCGGGCCTGCTCCTCGGTGGCGGCGGTGTCGGTGCGGCGCCCATCGCTGAAGCGGAGGCTGCCGCTCTCGGTCCGGCGGATGACGAGCATTGCGGGGTGGGTTCAGGTGCGCAGGACTTCGTTGCGCCTACTACACCCATGCCCCGTTTCGGTTTCCTTTCGGAAGTCGGGAAAATCCCCGCTCGGCAGCGGCTTCGGGAGCCGCCGGCTCTCCTCACCTCCTCGCCGCCCCGTCCAGCTCCTGGATGGTCCGGTACGACGGCCCCCGCTCGCGCTGGAGCCGCTGCGCCACCCGCTGCGCCTCGCCGAGGACGCGGAGCGCGTTCTCCCCCGCCAGCTTGCGCAGCTCCGCGTCCGACCACCCGCGCCGCGCCAGCTCCGCGAAGAGCGCCGGGTAGGTGGACACGTCCTCCAGCCCCACCACCACCTCGCTGATCCCGTCGAAGTCGCCGCCGATCCCCACGTGGTCCACCCCGGCCACCCGGCGGACGTGCTCGATGTGGTCCGCCACCTGGGCGAGCGTCGCCCGGGGACTCGGGTTCGCGACGCGCCACGCCTCCAGCTCCCGCCGCACGGCCGCCGCGTCGCTCGGGTAGCGCTGCCGGAGGTCGGCGACGACCCGGTCGCGCCGGGCCGCGTGGTTCGCCACCTCCTGCGAGATGAAGAGGGGGACGAACGTCACCATTACCACGCCGCCGTTCTGCTTCAGGCGGGCGAGGATGGAGTCCGGGACGTTGCGCGGGTGGTCCACCAGCGCCCGCGCTGAGGAGTGGGAGAAGATCACCGGCACCTCCGTCGTCTCCAGCGCGTCGCTCATGGTGGCCGGGGAGACGTGCGACAGGTCCACCAGCATCCCCAGGCGGTTCATCTCCCGCACCACCTCGCGCCCGAAGGGCGTCAGGCCGCCGTGGCGCGCGGTGTCCGTGGCCGCGTCCGCCCAGTCCAGGGTGACGTTGTGGGTGAGCGTCATGTAGCGCGCGCCCAGGTCGTGGTAGGCGCGCAGCGCACCCAGCGAGTTCTCGATCGCGTGGCCGCCCTCCAGCCCCAGGAGCGAGCCGACCTTCCCCTGGCGGAAGACGCGGCGGATCTCCGCCGGCGTGTTCGCCCAGGCGAAGCGCTCCGGGTACTTCTCCACGATGCGGCGGGCGATGTCGATCTGCTCCAGCTGCACCCGGGCGTACCCGGGCGTGCTGGTCACGCGCCCGTTGGGGGCGTAGTCCGGGGCCGTCCGCTCGCCGGGGATGAACACCGACCAGAACTGCGCCCCCACCCGCCCGGCCCGCAGCCGCTCCAGGTCCGTCATCCCCGGGGCGGTCGTCCGCAGGTCGTACGCGTCCACGTCCCCGGGGTGGAGGCTGTCCTCTCGGATGCGCCAGGGGAGATCGTTGTGGCCGTCCACCAGCGGAGTGCTGCGGAGCACGCGCTCGGCGCGGGCCAGGTACGGGTCGCGCGCCTGCGCGTCCAGCGGCGCGGGCGGGAGGACGAGCGGAAGGGCGGTGGCCATCAGGAACGCGGAGATGGGGAGCGAGACGCGCATGAGCAGCCGGGGACGGGACGGAAGAACGGAGTTCGGGTGAGCCGCGAACAATGGGGCGTCCGCCGCCCGGGGGCAAGCGCGAGCCCCGGACGCGGCGGCGCCCGGGGCTCGCGCGAAAGGTTGGGTCGGCTCAGGTCAGGGCGGGAGCGGCGGGCAGCTCCTCCACCTCGTCGTCGAGCAGCACCTCCAGGTCGAACGCCTCCTTGCGGATCCGCAGGTCGAAGTAGAGCAGCGTCCCCACCACCCCGATCAGCGGATAGAAGGTGATGGCCAGGACCCCGCCCAGCGCCTCCAGCAGCGTGTCGCCCGCGCCCAGCGCGCCCAGGATGAAGCCGAGCGTCAGGCTGATCCCGAGGATCGCCACGAAGTAGAGGGCGTACGCGAGCGCCAGTATTCCGAGGACGCGCAGGACGTCGCCCCGGACGAGCGACTTCGACCGCTCGAAGGCATCCCCTGCGCCCACGCCCTCCACCATCACCACCATGGGCATGGCAAAGGTCCAGGCGAGCGCGACGAAGCCGGGGATCACCAGGAGGAGGAATCCCACGATCACCGCGATCCCCTGCAGGAAGGCGGCGCCCCATACGGAGGGGAATCGGGCGAGCACCGTGCGCACCGCGGCCATCGCCCCGATGGGACGGCCCAGGTACGCGTACGCCACGATCAGCACCGTCGCGGCGTTCCCCGCCATGAGGGCGAGGTTGGTGAGGAGCCCCGTCATCCAGCGCGCGGGCTCCGGCACGGCGATCTCCAGTAGGGCAAAGGGGGCGACGAGCACCAGCGACGCCGACACGAGCGGGGCGTAGTGGGCGCGGAGGAGCTGGAAGGCGCCGTCGAGGATCTCCGCTGCCGTCCGGGGACGGAGCACGGCCTGGGGCTGGGGCATGAGAGGGGGAGAAATGGGTGGGGACACGGCGGGAGGGCCGCGGAACGAACGGGGACCCAAAATATGCGCGTCGCCGGGCCGGGCCGCAACCGTCCTGTTCCGTCCCCTGGCCGCAGACTTGCCTCGGCGCTACGCTCCGGTCTGATCGCCCGCCGCGCCCGCGCCGGGGCGGCGACCCGCACCTGCCCTGGACTGCCCGAGATGCAAGCATCCACCCTGCCCCGCCCGGACGTGGTCTCCCCTCCCGAGCACCGCGCGCTCGCCCGCGACGTCTTCCGCGAGCTGGTGGAGATCGACACCACCGATACCACCGGCGACGTCACCGCGGCCGCCGAGGCGGTGGCGCGCCGGCTCCGCGACGCCGGCTTCCCCGAGGGAGACGTGCAGGTGGTGGGGCCGCACCCGCGCAAGGGGAACCTGGTGGCGCGGCTCCGCGGCACCGGGGCACGGCGGCCGCTCCTCCTCCTTGCCCACCTGGACGTGGTGGACGCCGATCCGGCGGAGTGGACCACCCCGCCCTTCGCCTTCGTGGAGCGCGACGGCTTCTTCTACGGCCGCGGCACCACCGACCAGAAGGCGATGGCCTCCATCTGGGTGGCGAACCTAATCCGGCTGCGACGGGAGGGCTTCGTCCCGGAGCGCGACCTGATCCTGGCGCTCACCGCGGACGAGGAGGGCGGCGACCACAACGGCGCGCGCTGGCTCACGGGGGAGCGCCGCGAGCTGGTGGACGCGGCGTTCGGGATCAACGAGGGGGGCTACGGGCGGATCAAGCAGGGGCGGCGCATCTCCAACACGGTGCAGGCCAGCGAGAAGGTGTACGCCGACTTCGCGCTGGAGGCGCAGGGCACGGGGGGGCACAGCTCGCTCCCCACGCCGGACAACGCCATCTACCACCTGGCCGCCGCGCTCACCCGCGTGGCCGCCCACCGCTTCCCGGCACAGCTCGGCGAGGTGTCGCGCGCCTTCTTCGCCCGCATGGCCGACATCGAGAGCGGCCAGGCCGCCGACGACATGCGCGCCGTCCTCCGCGACCCGCCCGACCCGGACGCGCTGGCGCGCCTCTCCACGCTCCCGCAGTACAACGGGATGCTGCGCACCACCTGGGCGGCCACCCGGCTGGACGCGGGGCAGTCCAACAACACCATCCCGCAGGCCGCGCGCGCCGTGGTCAACTGCCGCCTCCTCCCGGGCATCACCCCGGAGGAGGTGCAGCGCACGCTCGTGGAGGTGATCGCCGACGAGCGCGTGGAGGTCCGCCCGCTGATCGCCGCGAAGCCGAGCCCGCCCTCGCCGCTCGTCCCGGAGGTGCTGGGGCCCATCGAGCGCATCACGGCGGAGATGTGGCCCGGCGTCCCCGTGGTCCCCACCATGGGGATCGGCGCCACGGACAGCCTGTACTTCCGCCAGGCCGGGATCCCCATGTACGGCGTCTCCGGGATCTTCCTGGACGTGGACGACGTGCGCGCCCACTGCCCCGACGAGCGGATCCTGGTGCGCTCGTACTACGAGGGGCAGGAGTTCCTGTACCGGCTGGTGCGGGCGCTGGCGGGCACGGCGCCCCCCCCGTGACCTCCCGGTGAGGGCGCCGTTTCGCACTTCGCACTCCCGCATCCCCTCCCCTACTCCGTCGCCTCCGTCGCCGCGGGCATAGAGGCGTAGAAGTCGTCCCGGAAGCGCGCCATGTACGAGCGCAGCAGCTCTTCCACGCGCTCCTGCCTCAGCGACCGCACCAGCAGCCCCGCATGGTGGCGCTTGTCCAGGCGCCAGACGATCTCCGGGTCGTCGTACGCCCCCGTGTCGGGCCACTCCTGCCGGGCGAGGGAGATCAGCAGCCCGGCAGAGTCGTCGCGCGCCTCCGGGGGCCGGTACGCCTCCCCGCGCGCGCTGGCGACCTCCAGGCGGGCCCACTCCCGCCACAGGTTCACCCCCGTGGCCGCCTCCACCAGGTCGGCGATGTTGGCGCCGCCCACCCGTGCCGCCGTCTCCAGGAAGTAGTAGCGGCCGTCCTCGTCGCCGCGGATGAACTCCGTGTGCAGCGCCCCGCGCACCATCCCCAGCGCGCGGATCACCTCCCGGTCCAGCTCCCGCAGTGCTCGCGACACCTCGGAGTCCCGCGGGAGCGTCCGCGTGCAGAACAGCCCCCCGCCATGGTACACCTCGAAGGGCGGGTTCAGGTACCCGTGCGCCTCGCTGAACACGATCTCCCGCTCCCAGGCCAGCGAGTCGACGTGGAACACGTCGCCGCGGACGAAGCGCTCCAGCAGGTGGAACGAGCGCTTGTCCCCCAGCTCCTCGACCGTGCTCCACACCTCTTCGGGATCGTCCAGCTTGCGGATCCCGATGGCCGAGGCCGAAAGGCGCGGCTTGAGGATCCAGGGCGGCGGCACCGCCTCCAGGTACTCGTGGATACGGTCGTAGTTGAGGATGGGGACGAACTCCGGCACCGGGATCCCCACCTCCTGCGCGCGCATCCGCATGGCCAGCTTGTCGCGGAAGTAGCGGACGGTGGTCTCCCCCATCCCCGGCACCCGCAGGTGCTCGCGCAGCGTGGAGGCCATCTCCAGGTCGAACTCGTCCAGCGGGACGATCCGGTCGATGTGCTCCGTGCGCGCCAGGTAGCTGACGCCGTGGATGACGTCCTCGCGCCGGAACAGGTCCGGCATGTAGAACACCTCGTCGATGCTGTCGCGCGGCCAGTCCGCTTCGCGGAGCTTCTCCACCGTGATGAGCAGCACGCGGCACCCCAGCCGTCTGCACTCGCGGAGGAACTCGTGGCCCTTGAGGTAGCTGGACAGGCAGAGGACAGTCGTGGGACGGGCTGCGCTCACGGTGGCTCGGGGGCGGAGGGATAGGCGTGGACCGCACGCCCCCGGGAACCTCAGATCCCGTGCCACCGGGAGACGCCCGGGAGGCGCCGCCGCCGCGGGGCCCCCGGCGCTCTGCCGGAGGCCCCTTCGTCGGCAGTCCGTCCCCCGGCGGCCGGCTCAGCGCGCCGTCACCCGCACCGCGGACTCGAACGCCGCCTCGGACACGGTGTTGCTCTGCGCGCTGGCCTGGTTCAGCCAGGCGTCCGCGTTCAGGTCGATCAGCAGCTCCGCGCTCCCCCCCGCCGCCAGCTCCACGTCCACGCCGCGCTCCACCACCGTCCGCCCGTCGCTCCGCAGGTCGACGGTCACCAGCCCGCTCAACACCCCGGTGCCGATGCGGATCCCGCCGGTGACGTTCGCCTTCACGTCCTCGAACACCACCCGGACCCGGTCGTAGCCGGTCGCCCGCACCCCCGCCGTCGCGAACGCCTTCGCCTCGCCGCGGCCGGAGGCGTCCACCGTCACCCGCTCCGCGCTCCGCCGGGTCAGCTCCACCCAGCTCCCCGCCTCCGTGCGGACGTACACCCGCGCCCGGAACTCCACCGTCCCCTCCGCCGAGCCCAGCGCCTGGGAGAAGGCCGTCCCGTCTCCCGCTACGCGGCTCGCCGCCGGCCCGCCGTCGCCGCGCGCGGACACCCGCATCGTCGCCTCGCCGCCCGGACCCGCCGTGTCCTCGCAGGCCGCGAGCCCCAGGGCCAGCACGCCCGCCACCACCGTCTTCGCAATGCGCCGCATCATCGTGTCTCCGTTCTCGGGGTCTGCTTCGGCGCCCCGACCCCCGGTGCGCCGCCGGTCACGCCCCGGGGTAAGGCAGGGGGGATGCCGCGGCGGAATCCCGCGCCGTTGCTGGATTTCTCCCCGGAGGAGGTGCGTCCCGGCAGATCGCATGCTACATTTTACAGCACACCGAAAAGCGGCTCGTCGCATTTTGTGAAAACACGCACCCACGGATCCAGGTGGCGGGACGGCGCGAGGCACTTCTGCTGATCGGCGGGGGGACGGAGGAGCGCGAGAGCGTGCGGCGGGCGGCCGCGGCGCTCGGGGCGGAGCTGACGGCCGCGGCGGGGCTCGGCGAGGGGCTCCGGGCGCTGGCGGAGCGTCCGTGGACGGCCACGCTCCTCGTCGTGGACCTGCTGGAGGGGGACGAGGCGCTGGTGCCGCGCATCGCGGGGGAGGCGAACGCGGGGACGCTGCTCCTCCTGGCGGCCGCGCCCTCGCTCCGCCTGGCGATGGAGGCGACCCGCCTCGGGGCGGCCGAGCTGCTCCTCTCCCCGCCGGAGCCGGACGACGTCGTCCGCGCCCTCCGCGCCGCGGAGGCCGACGGCGCCGCCATCCCCCTCCCGGACGGGGACACCGCGGACGAGCTGGTGGGCTCCAGCCGCGCGCTGGTGGAGGTGTTCAAGACGGTGGGGCGGGTGGCGCCCAGCGCGGCGACGGTGCTGGTGACCGGGGAGTCGGGGACGGGGAAGGAGCTGGTCGCGCGGGCGCTGCACCGCATGAGCCCGCGCGCGGCCGGACCGTTCGTGGCGGTGAACTGCGCGGCCATCCCGGAGGACCTGCTGGAGTCGGAGCTGTTCGGGCACGAGAAGGGCGCCTTCACCGGGGCCGTAGCCCGCAAGGTGGGGCGCTTCGAGCGGGCGGGGGGCGGGACGCTCTTCCTGGACGAGATCGGCGACATGAGCCTGGTGCTCCAGGCCAAGATCCTCCGCGCGCTGCAGGAGCGCGAGGTGGAGCGGCTGGGCGGCGAGGAGCGCATCCCGCTGGACGTGCGCGTGGTGGCCGCCACCCACCGCGACCTCCCCGCGCTCATCGAGGCCGGCGAGTTCCGGGAAGACCTGTTCTACCGCCTGGCGGTGGTCCGCCTGCACCTCCCGCCGCTCCGCGAGCGAACCGGCGACCTGCGCGCCCTCGCGCTGCACTACGCCGCGCGCTTCGCGCGGGAGCACGCCCGGCCGCTCCGCGCCCTGGGCCACGCCGCGCTGGAGCGGCTGGAGGCGCACGCCTGGCCGGGGAACGTGCGCGAGCTGCGCAACGTGCTGGAGCGCGCCGTGCTCCTCGCCCCCGGCGAGGTCCTCCTCCCGGAGCACGTGGAGACCGACCGCCGCGCCGCGCCCGCGGGCTCCGGCGGCGCGGCGCTCCCCGGCTACGCCCCCACCCTCTCCATGGTGGAGATGGAGGCGCTGCACCTCGCGCGCGTGCTGGAGCACACCGGGGGGCACCTGGGGCGCGCGGCGGAGATCCTGGGCGTCCACCGCAACACCGTCTCCCGCAAGGCGCTGGAGTACGGAATCATAGAGCCGGGGGAGCGCCCGTGACCGGCGTGCCGCCTTTTCGGGCAGCGCGCCGCATTTTGTGGCGCCCGGCGGGAGCGCGCCTCGTGGCCGCTCGCCGGAAGCCCGCGCCGGGGCTGGCTTTCCGCGTTCCGCGCAGGCGGAACGCGTCCTGCCTTCTCCGCGGGGCGAACCGCTCCCCGGCCCGGCCGGGGCACCCCTTCCACGCCGCGCACCGCCCATGAGCCCGCGACGCCTCCGGCTGGACCAGGCGC
Coding sequences:
- a CDS encoding dipeptidase — protein: MRVSLPISAFLMATALPLVLPPAPLDAQARDPYLARAERVLRSTPLVDGHNDLPWRIREDSLHPGDVDAYDLRTTAPGMTDLERLRAGRVGAQFWSVFIPGERTAPDYAPNGRVTSTPGYARVQLEQIDIARRIVEKYPERFAWANTPAEIRRVFRQGKVGSLLGLEGGHAIENSLGALRAYHDLGARYMTLTHNVTLDWADAATDTARHGGLTPFGREVVREMNRLGMLVDLSHVSPATMSDALETTEVPVIFSHSSARALVDHPRNVPDSILARLKQNGGVVMVTFVPLFISQEVANHAARRDRVVADLRQRYPSDAAAVRRELEAWRVANPSPRATLAQVADHIEHVRRVAGVDHVGIGGDFDGISEVVVGLEDVSTYPALFAELARRGWSDAELRKLAGENALRVLGEAQRVAQRLQRERGPSYRTIQELDGAARR
- a CDS encoding M20/M25/M40 family metallo-hydrolase encodes the protein MQASTLPRPDVVSPPEHRALARDVFRELVEIDTTDTTGDVTAAAEAVARRLRDAGFPEGDVQVVGPHPRKGNLVARLRGTGARRPLLLLAHLDVVDADPAEWTTPPFAFVERDGFFYGRGTTDQKAMASIWVANLIRLRREGFVPERDLILALTADEEGGDHNGARWLTGERRELVDAAFGINEGGYGRIKQGRRISNTVQASEKVYADFALEAQGTGGHSSLPTPDNAIYHLAAALTRVAAHRFPAQLGEVSRAFFARMADIESGQAADDMRAVLRDPPDPDALARLSTLPQYNGMLRTTWAATRLDAGQSNNTIPQAARAVVNCRLLPGITPEEVQRTLVEVIADERVEVRPLIAAKPSPPSPLVPEVLGPIERITAEMWPGVPVVPTMGIGATDSLYFRQAGIPMYGVSGIFLDVDDVRAHCPDERILVRSYYEGQEFLYRLVRALAGTAPPP
- a CDS encoding ATP-grasp domain-containing protein, producing MSAARPTTVLCLSSYLKGHEFLRECRRLGCRVLLITVEKLREADWPRDSIDEVFYMPDLFRREDVIHGVSYLARTEHIDRIVPLDEFDLEMASTLREHLRVPGMGETTVRYFRDKLAMRMRAQEVGIPVPEFVPILNYDRIHEYLEAVPPPWILKPRLSASAIGIRKLDDPEEVWSTVEELGDKRSFHLLERFVRGDVFHVDSLAWEREIVFSEAHGYLNPPFEVYHGGGLFCTRTLPRDSEVSRALRELDREVIRALGMVRGALHTEFIRGDEDGRYYFLETAARVGGANIADLVEAATGVNLWREWARLEVASARGEAYRPPEARDDSAGLLISLARQEWPDTGAYDDPEIVWRLDKRHHAGLLVRSLRQERVEELLRSYMARFRDDFYASMPAATEATE
- a CDS encoding sigma-54 dependent transcriptional regulator, yielding MAGRREALLLIGGGTEERESVRRAAAALGAELTAAAGLGEGLRALAERPWTATLLVVDLLEGDEALVPRIAGEANAGTLLLLAAAPSLRLAMEATRLGAAELLLSPPEPDDVVRALRAAEADGAAIPLPDGDTADELVGSSRALVEVFKTVGRVAPSAATVLVTGESGTGKELVARALHRMSPRAAGPFVAVNCAAIPEDLLESELFGHEKGAFTGAVARKVGRFERAGGGTLFLDEIGDMSLVLQAKILRALQEREVERLGGEERIPLDVRVVAATHRDLPALIEAGEFREDLFYRLAVVRLHLPPLRERTGDLRALALHYAARFAREHARPLRALGHAALERLEAHAWPGNVRELRNVLERAVLLAPGEVLLPEHVETDRRAAPAGSGGAALPGYAPTLSMVEMEALHLARVLEHTGGHLGRAAEILGVHRNTVSRKALEYGIIEPGERP